In Microbacterium maritypicum, the following are encoded in one genomic region:
- a CDS encoding Clp protease N-terminal domain-containing protein → MSRITHAAATMHTLSLAAMEEASRFGVRDTDIDHLLLALTIDSETGGQTLRGMGVSLEAARAAVAAQHASQLGLVGIATDPDSPGRIVFHETSGYEWTDRAITVLKDASSGERRGDSAAVLRALVDEPSGLIDQILRRLDADPDTLRTRLDEVQRLRLITPAPAGHQNLSGSRSVFVPAPIEDVWALLSAPARIPEWDQGIAAVDADDETSGSWEAETATTLPDGKPMQVKDEFRRQRVHIAQREEPTSIQWLFTHPDAARSNPRSVAFALEHAAGGMQLRVTLTWLTPPSRGGRRIVRVLMKPLFRFVLFIQLTQLESGITRVFR, encoded by the coding sequence ATGAGCCGGATCACGCACGCCGCCGCCACGATGCACACCCTCTCGCTCGCGGCGATGGAAGAGGCTTCGCGCTTCGGCGTCCGCGACACCGACATCGATCACCTCCTCCTCGCGCTGACGATCGATTCCGAGACCGGCGGCCAGACCCTCCGCGGAATGGGCGTCAGCCTGGAGGCGGCGCGCGCAGCCGTCGCGGCGCAGCACGCGTCTCAACTCGGGCTCGTGGGCATCGCCACCGATCCGGACAGTCCGGGTCGCATCGTCTTCCACGAGACCAGCGGCTATGAATGGACGGATCGCGCGATCACGGTGCTGAAAGACGCGTCGAGCGGCGAGCGGCGCGGTGACTCGGCAGCCGTGCTCCGCGCTCTGGTCGACGAGCCGAGCGGGCTCATCGACCAGATCCTGAGACGACTCGATGCCGATCCCGACACTCTGCGAACCCGGCTGGACGAGGTGCAGCGGCTTCGCCTCATCACCCCTGCCCCGGCGGGCCATCAGAACCTCTCCGGTTCCCGCTCGGTCTTCGTGCCTGCGCCGATCGAGGATGTGTGGGCGCTGCTGTCCGCTCCCGCCCGTATCCCCGAGTGGGACCAGGGCATCGCCGCGGTCGATGCGGACGACGAGACGAGCGGGTCGTGGGAGGCGGAGACCGCGACGACCCTGCCCGACGGCAAGCCGATGCAGGTCAAGGATGAGTTCCGGCGCCAGCGCGTGCACATCGCCCAGCGCGAGGAGCCGACGAGCATCCAGTGGCTCTTCACTCACCCCGATGCAGCGCGCTCGAATCCGCGGTCGGTGGCGTTCGCGCTCGAACATGCCGCCGGCGGAATGCAACTCCGCGTGACCCTGACATGGCTGACCCCTCCGAGCCGCGGCGGCCGTCGCATCGTCCGCGTGCTGATGAAGCCGCTCTTTCGCTTCGTGCTCTTCATCCAGCTCACGCAGCTCGAAAGCGGCATCACCCGCGTCTTCCGCTGA
- a CDS encoding LPXTG cell wall anchor domain-containing protein, giving the protein MTITTPASEGAEPPTSQVAAITNVYPVLPPDPTPDGGGGDGGAMPATGLDGSSASLYAALGALLLLAGAVLIRRRRGDLVGRGVSPQE; this is encoded by the coding sequence GTGACGATCACCACGCCCGCGAGCGAGGGAGCCGAACCGCCGACCTCTCAGGTCGCCGCGATCACGAACGTGTACCCGGTGCTGCCTCCGGATCCGACTCCGGATGGCGGCGGCGGTGACGGCGGCGCGATGCCGGCGACCGGGCTGGACGGGTCCTCCGCGTCGTTGTACGCCGCGCTCGGAGCACTCCTCCTCTTGGCGGGAGCTGTCCTGATCCGCCGGCGACGGGGCGATCTGGTCGGTCGGGGGGTCAGTCCTCAGGAATGA
- a CDS encoding helix-turn-helix domain-containing protein: MTPETSIADVILHPVRIRIVQQLGGRDLTTAELRDAIPDVSQPTLYRHVAALIDAGVLAVAKERKVRGTTERTLTLGDRMAHVPEAELQAMSDLQLRSAFLTFLGDLAGRFDRFADQEAPGARGFLGFGSVPLYVDEAALEQLQAGLATLIAPYTTEQGEGRRRVGLSMIVIPED, from the coding sequence GTGACCCCAGAGACTTCGATCGCCGACGTCATCCTGCACCCCGTACGCATCCGCATCGTCCAGCAGCTCGGCGGACGCGACCTGACGACCGCCGAGCTCCGCGACGCGATCCCCGACGTGTCGCAGCCCACGCTCTACCGGCATGTCGCCGCCCTCATCGACGCCGGCGTCCTCGCCGTGGCGAAAGAGCGGAAAGTGCGGGGCACGACCGAGCGCACGCTCACCCTCGGCGACCGTATGGCGCACGTGCCGGAGGCCGAGCTGCAGGCGATGAGCGACCTGCAGCTCCGTTCCGCATTCCTCACGTTTCTCGGCGATCTCGCCGGCCGATTCGACCGCTTCGCCGACCAGGAGGCTCCGGGCGCGCGTGGCTTCCTCGGCTTCGGCTCCGTCCCGCTCTATGTGGACGAGGCCGCGCTGGAGCAACTGCAAGCCGGACTGGCCACGCTGATCGCTCCCTACACGACAGAGCAGGGCGAGGGGCGGCGCCGGGTCGGCCTCAGCATGATCGTCATTCCTGAGGACTGA
- a CDS encoding ABC transporter permease — protein MSVLRGELIRVTSTRLLLWTAVTAVVVAAFLSGVLAIVGPENANPPMPGIDTAEGAGLILGLSTVTLFIPALIGTVAVTGEYRHRTIGTTFLAVPRRGRVLGAKLVVFALVGLVYGVLSSLTTGLVLVSAAAVRGVPLAIGVDDLLQSLGKLAVASAVYVLLGVAIGALARNQIVAIGIVLGYFYFLENVIMIVPGVNALYPYLPGGATASLTRFTFLTDAISEQTPLAAAPLVSPMLGALILLGYTAVGALVALAVPLRRDIA, from the coding sequence GTGAGCGTGCTGCGCGGAGAGCTGATCCGCGTCACCTCGACCCGGTTGCTGCTGTGGACAGCGGTCACGGCCGTCGTGGTCGCCGCCTTCCTCTCCGGGGTGCTCGCGATCGTCGGGCCGGAGAACGCCAACCCGCCCATGCCGGGCATCGACACCGCCGAGGGTGCGGGCCTGATCCTCGGCCTCTCCACCGTCACCCTGTTCATCCCGGCGCTGATCGGCACTGTGGCCGTGACCGGCGAGTATCGGCATCGCACCATCGGGACGACCTTCCTGGCCGTACCGCGCCGCGGGCGGGTGCTGGGCGCGAAGCTCGTGGTGTTCGCGCTGGTCGGCCTCGTCTACGGGGTGCTGTCCTCGCTCACGACGGGGCTCGTCCTCGTGTCGGCCGCGGCTGTGCGCGGTGTCCCTCTCGCGATCGGCGTCGATGACCTGCTCCAGTCTCTCGGCAAGCTGGCGGTCGCCTCGGCGGTGTACGTGCTGCTGGGTGTGGCGATCGGTGCGCTCGCACGCAACCAGATCGTCGCCATCGGCATCGTGCTCGGGTACTTCTACTTCCTCGAGAACGTGATCATGATCGTCCCCGGAGTCAACGCCCTCTACCCGTACCTGCCCGGCGGCGCGACGGCGTCGCTCACGCGCTTCACGTTCCTGACCGATGCGATCTCCGAACAGACGCCGCTCGCTGCCGCCCCGCTGGTGTCGCCGATGCTCGGCGCGCTCATCCTGCTCGGATACACGGCCGTGGGTGCTCTGGTCGCCCTGGCGGTGCCGCTGCGGCGGGACATCGCCTGA
- a CDS encoding substrate-binding domain-containing protein, producing the protein MSAPRTARRTTIRRTPAALATAAIVALVLAACTGGGEEPAPDGSQGFPDDGCTHITVATSSEKVNMLDELAAAFKDSPEHESLDTCATVRPTNVSSGNAASYLTSGEDWPSDDRALWPTLWSPASTVWTDRVAAAASQNLVGTPASFTRTPVVFGMPEPMAKALGWPDKPISITDLEGLCQDPDGWGSVGKDIWGAFKISKTNPNTSTTGLSTILMQSYEASGKAEGLTSADVDAAADFSRVFEECVIHYGDTTGNVLSTLYDETQNGANGSAYVSAVALEETSLLNYNKGNPDSHTVQPGETLVPPKTKLVAVYPAGGSMWSDNPVTVLGADWVTPEQRTAGEAFAAFLQTEAAQTILPEYGFRPLDESVPLGDLFTANFGVDPAQPAVTLPKPEVDVISTAIDQWTQVRKPSSVLELIDISGSMDEPIGDGRSRLDGAIQGAQTTLDHFRSTDEVGVWAFTTGVSSDEGENIEVLRGVTPLGADGEKLDSSLDDLRYAERNGTPLYDAVLTAYEAMSERAEPGRINAIVVLSDGEDTDSTTSLDSLIAKIGKSTKEGGTDAPVRIFPIAYSSAADTSVLQRIADATGGQMFDASDAERIDLVFASVINNF; encoded by the coding sequence ATGAGCGCGCCTCGCACCGCACGAAGGACCACCATCCGCCGCACACCTGCCGCCCTGGCCACGGCGGCGATCGTCGCACTGGTGCTGGCAGCCTGCACGGGTGGGGGAGAAGAGCCCGCCCCCGACGGCAGCCAGGGCTTTCCCGACGACGGCTGCACGCACATCACCGTGGCGACCTCGTCGGAGAAGGTCAACATGCTCGACGAGCTGGCGGCCGCGTTCAAGGACTCCCCGGAGCACGAGTCGCTCGACACCTGCGCCACCGTGCGGCCGACGAACGTCTCGTCCGGCAACGCCGCCAGCTACCTGACATCCGGCGAGGACTGGCCGAGCGACGACCGCGCACTGTGGCCCACCCTGTGGTCGCCCGCCTCCACCGTCTGGACCGACCGCGTCGCGGCGGCCGCCTCGCAGAACCTCGTCGGCACACCCGCATCCTTCACCCGCACCCCCGTCGTTTTCGGTATGCCCGAGCCGATGGCCAAGGCGCTCGGGTGGCCGGACAAGCCGATCAGCATCACCGACCTCGAAGGCCTGTGCCAGGACCCCGACGGCTGGGGGAGCGTGGGCAAGGACATCTGGGGCGCCTTCAAGATCTCGAAGACGAACCCGAACACCTCGACCACCGGGCTGTCGACCATCCTGATGCAGTCGTACGAGGCGTCCGGCAAGGCGGAGGGGCTGACCTCGGCCGATGTGGATGCCGCGGCCGACTTCTCCCGCGTGTTCGAGGAGTGCGTGATCCACTACGGCGACACCACGGGCAACGTGCTGTCGACGCTGTACGACGAGACGCAGAACGGCGCCAACGGTTCGGCCTACGTCTCGGCGGTCGCGCTCGAGGAGACCTCGCTGCTCAACTACAACAAGGGCAACCCCGACTCGCACACCGTGCAGCCGGGAGAGACCCTGGTCCCACCGAAGACCAAGCTGGTCGCGGTGTACCCCGCGGGCGGGTCGATGTGGTCGGACAACCCCGTCACCGTGCTCGGTGCCGACTGGGTGACGCCGGAGCAGCGCACGGCGGGTGAGGCCTTCGCCGCGTTCCTGCAGACCGAGGCCGCGCAGACGATCCTTCCCGAGTACGGCTTCCGTCCGCTCGACGAATCGGTCCCCCTGGGCGACCTGTTCACCGCGAACTTCGGTGTCGATCCCGCACAGCCCGCCGTGACGCTGCCGAAGCCCGAGGTCGACGTGATCTCCACCGCGATCGACCAGTGGACGCAGGTTCGCAAGCCCTCATCGGTGCTCGAGCTCATCGACATCTCCGGCTCCATGGACGAGCCGATCGGCGACGGCCGCTCCCGGCTCGACGGGGCGATCCAGGGCGCCCAGACGACGCTCGACCATTTCCGTTCCACCGACGAGGTCGGCGTCTGGGCGTTCACCACCGGCGTCTCCTCCGACGAGGGCGAGAACATCGAGGTGCTCCGCGGGGTCACTCCGCTGGGCGCCGACGGCGAGAAGCTCGACTCCTCCCTCGACGACCTCCGCTACGCCGAGCGCAACGGCACACCGCTGTACGACGCGGTGCTCACGGCGTACGAGGCCATGAGCGAGCGCGCCGAGCCCGGACGGATCAACGCGATCGTGGTGCTGTCGGACGGCGAGGACACCGACTCGACGACATCCCTCGACTCGCTGATCGCGAAGATCGGCAAGAGCACGAAGGAGGGCGGAACCGATGCCCCGGTGCGGATCTTCCCCATCGCGTACAGCTCGGCCGCCGACACCTCGGTGCTGCAGCGGATCGCCGATGCCACCGGCGGCCAGATGTTCGACGCGTCGGACGCCGAGCGCATCGACCTCGTCTTCGCCTCCGTGATCAACAACTTCTGA
- a CDS encoding SDR family oxidoreductase, with protein sequence MTRTYVITGAASGIGATTAQLLRAQGHTVIGVDLAGVEVSGDLSTPDGRRAAAEAAITAAGGMIDAVIACAGIAAPISKTMAINYFGVTEFLEALQPTLSLADQPRAAVVSSMASLQPVSAELVDAALSGDETLALEIGDQLATTPEAGFLNYSSSKRALSRWVRRESVTPAWAGAGIPLNAVAPGTVTTPMTAGLLGNPEGLAQVDAAVPMPLNYHQPASSIAELLMWLTSPANTHMAGQTIYCDGGADAVLRGDDIWSWNDAPRR encoded by the coding sequence ATGACACGCACCTACGTCATCACGGGCGCCGCATCCGGCATCGGCGCCACCACTGCTCAGCTGCTCCGCGCGCAGGGACACACCGTCATCGGCGTGGACCTCGCCGGCGTCGAGGTCTCCGGCGACCTGTCGACCCCCGACGGCCGCCGGGCGGCGGCGGAAGCGGCCATCACGGCCGCCGGCGGCATGATCGACGCGGTGATCGCGTGCGCCGGCATCGCCGCGCCGATCTCGAAGACGATGGCCATCAACTACTTCGGCGTGACCGAGTTCCTGGAAGCGCTTCAGCCGACGTTGAGCCTGGCGGACCAGCCGCGCGCCGCCGTGGTCTCGTCGATGGCCTCGCTGCAGCCGGTATCGGCCGAACTCGTCGACGCCGCGCTGAGCGGCGACGAGACGCTGGCGCTCGAGATCGGCGACCAGCTCGCGACCACCCCGGAGGCCGGATTCCTGAACTACTCGTCGAGCAAGCGCGCACTGTCGCGCTGGGTCCGCCGCGAATCCGTGACACCGGCATGGGCCGGCGCCGGGATTCCGCTGAACGCCGTCGCCCCCGGCACCGTCACCACGCCGATGACGGCAGGGCTGCTCGGGAACCCGGAGGGTCTGGCGCAGGTCGACGCCGCGGTGCCGATGCCGCTCAACTACCACCAGCCGGCGTCGTCCATCGCCGAACTGCTGATGTGGCTGACGAGCCCGGCCAACACCCACATGGCCGGCCAGACCATCTATTGCGACGGGGGCGCCGACGCAGTGCTCCGCGGCGACGACATCTGGTCGTGGAACGACGCCCCTCGACGCTGA
- a CDS encoding SRPBCC family protein yields the protein MATNTRDLACTTDDVFRVLANGWLYPGWVVGASRMRDVDASWPAVGAQLHHSFGVWPALLDDRTEVREWEPPHRMVLIARGWPMGEAKVTLRARTTASGCQVRIDEEPVKGPAVLIPRFLTTPMLRWRNAETLHRLAYLAEGRAGGDGRASGEVTPPSSS from the coding sequence ATGGCGACGAACACTCGTGACCTGGCCTGCACCACGGATGACGTGTTCCGGGTGCTCGCGAACGGCTGGCTGTATCCCGGATGGGTGGTCGGTGCCTCGCGGATGCGCGACGTCGATGCCTCCTGGCCGGCGGTCGGCGCGCAGTTGCACCACTCCTTCGGCGTGTGGCCGGCGCTGCTCGACGACAGGACCGAGGTGCGGGAGTGGGAGCCGCCGCACCGGATGGTGCTCATCGCCCGGGGCTGGCCGATGGGCGAGGCCAAGGTCACTCTGCGCGCGCGCACGACGGCATCGGGCTGTCAGGTGCGCATCGACGAGGAACCCGTGAAGGGGCCGGCGGTGCTCATCCCCCGCTTCCTCACGACGCCGATGCTGCGCTGGCGCAACGCCGAGACGCTGCACCGGCTCGCCTACCTCGCCGAGGGCCGAGCGGGAGGCGACGGCAGGGCGTCGGGCGAGGTCACTCCCCCGAGTTCTTCTTGA
- a CDS encoding alcohol dehydrogenase catalytic domain-containing protein, which produces MKALTWQGKRSVTVEEVADPVIQEPTDAIIRVTSSAICGSDLHLYELLGPFLDRGDILGHEPMGVVVEVGAGVTKLSVGDRVVIPFNISCGECFLCRRGLQSQCETTQVREYGSGAALFGYTKLYGQVPGGQAEYLRVPLADYNHIPVAPDLPDERYLFLSDILPTAWQGVEYAQVPEGGTLAVMGLGPVGQFVSRVGRHRGYRVLAVDPVPERRAMAERHGIETFDLTDTVVEELRDLTEGRGADSVVDAVGLEAHGNSGVEFLQKAVGLLPDPAARQVFDKAGVDRLAAVYASIDVVRRGGTVSLSGVYAGDADIMPMKTLFDKQITLRMGQCNVKNWVDDLLPLVEDPADPLGVMDLTTHHAPLEDAPDLYRTFQKKEDGCIKVVLHPSTV; this is translated from the coding sequence ATGAAGGCACTCACCTGGCAGGGGAAGCGGAGCGTGACGGTCGAGGAGGTCGCCGATCCGGTCATCCAGGAGCCCACGGACGCCATCATCCGTGTCACCTCCTCCGCGATCTGCGGATCGGATCTGCACCTGTACGAGCTGCTCGGCCCCTTCCTCGACCGCGGAGACATCCTCGGCCATGAGCCGATGGGCGTCGTCGTCGAGGTCGGCGCGGGCGTCACGAAGCTGTCGGTCGGCGACCGTGTGGTGATCCCGTTCAACATCTCGTGCGGCGAGTGCTTCCTCTGCCGGCGCGGACTGCAGTCCCAGTGCGAGACCACGCAGGTGCGGGAGTACGGCAGCGGGGCGGCGCTGTTCGGCTACACGAAGCTCTACGGCCAGGTGCCGGGCGGACAGGCCGAGTATCTGCGGGTGCCGCTCGCCGACTACAACCACATCCCCGTGGCGCCCGACCTGCCCGACGAGCGCTACCTCTTCCTCAGCGACATCCTTCCCACGGCCTGGCAGGGGGTCGAGTACGCGCAGGTGCCGGAGGGCGGGACGCTCGCCGTGATGGGCCTCGGGCCGGTCGGCCAGTTCGTGTCGCGCGTCGGACGGCACCGCGGGTATCGGGTGCTCGCGGTCGACCCGGTACCGGAGCGGCGGGCGATGGCGGAGCGTCACGGCATCGAGACGTTCGACCTGACCGACACCGTGGTCGAGGAGCTGCGGGACCTGACCGAGGGACGCGGCGCCGACTCGGTGGTGGATGCCGTGGGGCTCGAGGCGCACGGCAACTCGGGAGTCGAGTTCCTGCAGAAGGCGGTCGGCCTCCTTCCCGACCCCGCTGCTCGCCAAGTGTTCGACAAGGCGGGCGTCGACCGGCTCGCCGCCGTCTACGCCTCGATCGACGTCGTGCGCCGCGGCGGAACCGTGTCGCTGAGCGGTGTGTATGCAGGGGACGCCGACATCATGCCGATGAAGACCCTGTTCGATAAGCAGATCACCCTGCGGATGGGGCAGTGCAACGTGAAGAACTGGGTCGACGACCTGCTGCCGCTCGTGGAGGATCCCGCTGATCCGCTCGGCGTCATGGACCTGACGACGCATCACGCACCCCTCGAGGACGCGCCCGACCTCTACCGCACGTTCCAGAAGAAGGAGGACGGCTGCATCAAGGTCGTCCTGCATCCGTCGACCGTCTGA
- a CDS encoding ABC transporter ATP-binding protein, producing MAAIEVTGVTKRYGTVEAVCDADFAAEKGRITGLLGANGAGKSTTLRVLLGLARPDAGSSLIDGVPYRALHAPARTVGALIDIAGANPRMTARAHLRTYAALSRLPKTRVEQALAEVGALEYADRRIGTFSTGMRQRLGLATALLGEPEILVLDEPLNGLDPAGIAWLRSFLRDFADAGGTVLLSSHVLNELEHTVDDVVVLDRGRVRWSGTLAETISGRESLEAAFLQITQEVAA from the coding sequence ATGGCAGCCATCGAGGTCACGGGTGTGACCAAGCGCTACGGCACGGTCGAGGCGGTGTGCGACGCCGACTTCGCCGCCGAGAAAGGTCGCATCACGGGTCTTCTCGGTGCGAACGGCGCGGGCAAGTCGACGACACTGCGGGTGCTGCTCGGACTGGCCCGCCCCGATGCCGGGTCCTCGCTCATCGACGGCGTCCCCTACCGAGCGCTGCACGCGCCCGCGCGCACGGTGGGTGCGCTGATCGACATCGCCGGCGCGAACCCGAGGATGACCGCCCGCGCGCACCTGCGCACGTACGCCGCTCTCAGTCGGCTGCCGAAGACGCGTGTCGAGCAGGCTCTCGCCGAAGTCGGCGCTCTCGAGTACGCCGACCGACGCATCGGGACGTTCTCGACCGGGATGCGCCAGCGCCTCGGGCTGGCGACCGCCCTCCTCGGAGAGCCCGAGATCCTCGTGCTCGATGAGCCGCTCAACGGACTCGACCCCGCGGGGATCGCCTGGCTCCGCTCCTTCCTCCGCGACTTCGCCGACGCCGGGGGGACGGTTCTGCTGTCGTCGCACGTGCTGAACGAGCTCGAGCACACGGTCGACGACGTCGTGGTGCTCGACCGGGGCCGCGTCCGCTGGTCCGGGACGCTCGCCGAGACGATCTCCGGGCGCGAGTCGCTCGAGGCGGCCTTCCTGCAGATCACCCAGGAGGTGGCGGCGTGA
- a CDS encoding MarR family winged helix-turn-helix transcriptional regulator: protein MAIDREIESIRDSLVRVVAEWSRNDLQASVAAELDAPLDATEVRALYTVGAGGGSLGFSELAERASLSRPTASKLVSRMSAQGLFDRIRSGRTVVVRLTDDGIESYARLVAAGQQMVGEALAGWTPHEIADFQTSLSRFVVALPGASRATVSPVPPDTVPSTQEET, encoded by the coding sequence GTGGCGATCGACAGAGAGATCGAGAGCATCCGTGACTCGCTCGTGCGGGTGGTGGCCGAATGGAGCCGCAACGACCTGCAGGCTTCGGTCGCCGCGGAGCTCGACGCCCCTCTGGATGCCACCGAGGTCCGCGCGCTGTACACGGTCGGTGCGGGCGGCGGCTCCCTCGGATTCAGCGAGCTCGCCGAACGAGCGTCTCTGTCGCGCCCGACCGCTTCGAAGCTCGTCTCCCGCATGTCCGCCCAGGGGCTCTTCGATCGAATCCGCTCCGGACGCACGGTCGTGGTCCGGTTGACGGATGACGGCATCGAATCATATGCGCGACTCGTGGCCGCTGGGCAGCAGATGGTGGGAGAGGCCCTCGCGGGCTGGACTCCGCACGAGATCGCGGACTTCCAGACCAGCCTCAGTCGTTTCGTCGTCGCGCTGCCGGGAGCGTCTCGAGCGACGGTCTCCCCCGTTCCACCCGACACCGTCCCATCAACTCAGGAGGAAACATGA
- a CDS encoding calcium:proton antiporter — MSRTELKQLIGVTDIVRVALGWGAFAALLLLHPVLAPPVPGPVLVIALLGIIAVILVCAFGVVKQAEALAHRLGDPYGSLVLTLSIVLIEVILISAVMLGPGEHATIARDSVMAVAMIIMNLVIGLALLLGGLRHRGMAHNRTGTSAYLSMLVVLVALAFGLPALIGADGSYTTGQEIPIIVLTLVLYAFFLYRQMGAQASDFTEVDPRLLQSAERQEKAENAGGIRQVLAEHRTEVLVRLGLLVVTVIPIVLLSHDMAALLDDGLGRLGAPVALAGVLIAGIVFLPESITAVRAALGGEAQRVNNLCHGALVSTVGLTIPAVLIIGMLTGQTVVLAESPANLLMLGVTLLLSVTTFAAKRVTAMHGAAHLVTFAVYVIVLFS; from the coding sequence ATGTCACGCACGGAGCTTAAGCAGTTGATCGGCGTCACGGATATCGTCCGAGTCGCCCTCGGATGGGGCGCTTTCGCGGCTCTCCTCCTCCTCCACCCGGTGCTGGCGCCGCCTGTGCCGGGACCTGTCCTCGTGATCGCTCTCCTCGGGATCATCGCCGTGATCCTCGTCTGCGCATTCGGCGTGGTGAAACAGGCCGAGGCCCTCGCACATCGACTCGGCGACCCCTACGGATCCCTGGTCCTGACGCTCTCGATCGTGCTGATCGAGGTCATCCTGATCTCGGCCGTCATGCTCGGACCGGGCGAGCATGCGACCATCGCCCGCGACTCGGTCATGGCCGTCGCGATGATCATCATGAACCTCGTGATCGGTCTGGCACTCCTCCTCGGCGGGCTCCGCCACCGCGGCATGGCCCACAACCGCACCGGCACCTCGGCCTACCTGTCGATGCTGGTGGTGCTGGTCGCCCTCGCGTTCGGACTCCCTGCCCTGATCGGCGCGGACGGTTCGTACACGACGGGGCAGGAGATCCCCATCATCGTGCTCACCCTCGTGCTCTACGCGTTCTTCCTCTACCGGCAGATGGGCGCACAGGCGAGCGACTTCACCGAGGTCGATCCCCGGCTGCTGCAGAGCGCCGAGCGTCAGGAGAAGGCGGAAAACGCCGGCGGGATCCGGCAGGTGCTGGCCGAGCATCGCACGGAGGTCCTCGTGCGCCTCGGGCTCCTGGTGGTCACCGTCATCCCGATCGTGCTCCTGTCGCACGACATGGCGGCGCTGCTCGACGACGGTCTGGGCCGGCTCGGCGCTCCGGTCGCCCTCGCCGGCGTGCTCATCGCCGGCATCGTGTTCCTGCCGGAGTCCATCACGGCGGTGCGGGCAGCACTCGGCGGTGAGGCCCAGCGCGTCAACAATCTGTGCCACGGAGCACTGGTGTCGACGGTGGGCCTCACCATCCCCGCGGTTCTCATCATCGGGATGCTCACCGGTCAGACGGTCGTCCTGGCGGAGTCTCCGGCGAACCTGCTGATGCTCGGCGTCACGCTGCTGCTCTCGGTCACGACGTTCGCGGCGAAGCGGGTGACCGCGATGCACGGCGCCGCGCACCTGGTGACGTTCGCGGTCTACGTGATCGTCCTGTTCAGCTGA